A single region of the Lycium barbarum isolate Lr01 chromosome 2, ASM1917538v2, whole genome shotgun sequence genome encodes:
- the LOC132626818 gene encoding uncharacterized protein LOC132626818 — protein MDSFEGNGDYMDGGPADQLLSLESSNMSGYLGEPEIPPRIGNQYQVEIPPLQGNCTSYNKMLADQKNIADISRDFMVGLAIPLMWVNPGVGSMKREKLEDLVESINAVNDSVPSEPESTRLANMHSEKDNIAVKMEPSDTFLDNKVTLGESANLSSEKELQEIRVLRYCLVPGTVLDIWTGTEKASFVLGLYIFEKNFVHVKRFVETKGTGDILSFYYGEFYRSDVYRRWSECRKVRSRRSVCGQKMFTGSRQQELMSRLLPRISEENQKALAEVSKAFGEGKILLEEYVFSLKAMIGVNLLIEAVGIGKGKYDLTCMASEPSRSNHAVRSELPAGKDCSSLTTNEVIKFLTGDYRLSKARSYDLFWEAVWPRLLARGWQTEQPKNLNYAANPKNALVFLVPGVEKFSRRLEKGNHYFDSVTDVLGKVASDTKLLELDAEGGCIKSDWTDETKLEQDDLPTRQRPCYLQPPNRYTDAMKFTVVDTSLSDGKPYKLRELRSLPVDISNKLSSGNHAEESEEESTDESDSVGTSVLIEAETKHNNSSRIISNGEMHSDEGYKINVPSQKFQEASNEGILASSTVPVNDSKKTKNMCEAKKPRKVVKAHSFKRFKENSVDFVAPVAKRRRRLTACSRASVLVNSLMEKGMGHPSSSNDNIPIASSEDKVSSSNSSKSSPSQSAECASADHHVSKLPDEEPQTREMIDLNEPQVPVDSEFEILMPALTEDQSGNMKSPDDVCGELKTSTHSASMEQQQPSLNSRRHSTRNRPPTTRALEALANGFLTVNSRQKNKEGVSKKKSTSRSSRQTPGGMRVTDFSNSTVVSQMEEDKGAVSMGGDTNMFGKIQHPPEESGMIISGP, from the exons ATGGATTCATTTGAAGGGAATGGGGATTACATGGATGGTGGGCCTGCGGATCAGTTGCTTTCTTTGGAGTCTTCTAATATGAGTGGCtatcttggagagcccgagatACCTCCTCGAATTGGGAACCAGTATCAGGTTGAAATTCCGCCTCTGCAGGGAAACTGCACTTCTTATAATAAAATGCTAGCTGATCAGAAGAACATAGCTGATATTTCCCGGGATTTCATGGTGGGATTGGCCATACCACTAATGTGGGTCAATCCGGGAGTTGGAAGCATGAAACGTGAAAAGTTGGAAGATCTGGTTGAATCAATAAATGCAGTCAATGATAGTGTACCATCAGAACCTGAAAGTACCAGATTGGCCAACATGCATTCAGAAAAGGACAATATCGCAGTAAAAATGGAGCCATCAGACACGTTCTTGGACAATAAGGTGACACTAGGAGAATCAGCAAATTTATCTTCTGAAAAGGAACTACAGGAAATAAGGGTCCTGCGATATTGTTTAGTCCCTGGCACTGTTTTAGATATTTGGACTGGTACTGAAAAGGCAAGTTTCGTTCTAGGTCTGTACATCTTTGAGAAGAATTTTGTTCATGTTAAGAGGTTTGTTGAAACTAAAGGGACTGGTGACATCTTGTCATTTTATTATGGGGAGTTTTATAGATCCGATGTGTACCGTAGATGGTCAGAATGTCGAAAAGTGAGAAGCAGAAGGAGTGTGTGTGGACAAAAGATGTTCACTGGATCAAGGCAACAGGAGCTGATGTCGCGTCTACTTCCCCGCATTTCAGAAGAAAACCAAAAGGCTTTAGCGGAG GTCTCTAAGGCATTTGGGGAAGGAAAGATATTGTTGGAAGAGTATGTCTTCTCTTTAAAGGCTATGATTGGGGTAAACTTGCTCATTGAAGCAGTTGGCATTGGCAAAGGTAAATATGATCTTACATGCATGGCCTCGGAACCTTCAAGGTCCAATCATGCTGTACGCTCAGAACTCCCAGCTGGCAAAGACTGTTCCTCTCTTACAACTAACGAAGTAATTAAGTTTCTAACTGGAGATTACCGACTTAGTAAGGCTCGATCCTATGATCTATTCTGGGAAGCTGTTTGGCCCCGTCTATTAGCAAGAGGCTGGCAAACAGAGCAGCCTAAAAACTTGAATTACGCCGCTAATCCCAAGAATGCATTGGTTTTTCTGGTTCCTGGTGTAGAGAAGTTCTCTAGGAGATTAGAAAAAGGGAACCACTATTTTGATTCTGTTACAGATGTATTGGGTAAAGTTGCTTCAGATACTAAGCTTCTAGAACTTGATGCCGAAGGTGGATGTATCAAGAGTGATTGGACAGATGAGACAAAGTTAGAACAAGATGATCTTCCAACAAGACAACGCCCTTGTTATCTTCAACCTCCTAACCGATATACGGATGCTATGAAGTTTACGGTTGTAGATACAAGTCTCTCTGATGGTAAACCTTATAAATTGAGAGAGTTGAGAAGTCTTCCAGTGGATATCTCAAACAAATTGTCTTCTGGAAACCACGCTGAAGAGAGTGAAGAGGAGTCTACTGATGAATCAGACTCTGTTGGCACTTCTGTGCTTATTGAAGCTGAGACGAAGCATAATAATTCCTCTAGGATAATCTCCAATGGAGAAATGCACTCTGATGAGGGTTACAAAATCAATGTTCCAAGCCAGAAGTTTCAGGAAGCTTCAAATGAGGGCATTCTTGCTTCTTCTACTGTACCTGTGAATGATTCGAAGAAAACCAAAAACATGTGTGAAGCCAAGAAGCCAAGAAAAGTGGTAAAAGCCCACTCGTTTAAGAGATTTAAAGAAAACAGTGTGGACTTTGTAGCTCCCGTTGCCAAGCGGCGTAGGAGACTAACGGCTTGTAGTCGTGCAAGTGTCCTGGTAAATTCTTTGATGGAAAAAGGGATGGGCCACCCCTCTAGCAGCAATGACAACATTCCGATAGCTTCGTCTGAGGACAAGGTGTCATCAAGCAACTCATCAAAGAGCAGTCCTTCTCAAAGTGCCGAGTGTGCTTCTGCTGATCATCATGTCTCGAAGCTTCCTGACGAGGAACCTCAAACTAGGGAAATGATTGACCTCAATGAACCTCAAGTCCCCGTTGATTCAGAATTTGAAATTCTGATGCCAGCATTGACGGAAGACCAAAGTGGTAACATGAAGAGTCCTGATGATGTTTGTGGTGAGTTGAAGACATCGACACATAGTGCTAGTATGGAGCAACAGCAACCTAGCTTGAACTCACGTAGGCATAGCACTAGAAATCGGCCTCCAACCACAAGAGCACTTGAAGCTCTGGCAAATGGTTTCTTGACTGTGAATTCGCGGCAAAAGAATAAAGAAGGTGTTTCAAAAAAGAAGTCGACATCCAGGAGTTCCCGACAAACCCCTGGTGGTATGAGGGTTACTGACTTTAGCAATAGCACAGTGGTTTCCCAAATGGAAGAAGATAAAGGTGCTGTGTCTATGGGGGGTGATACCAACATGTTTGGAAAAATTCAGCATCCACCCGAGGAGAGTGGGATGATAATCTCAGGTCCATAA